In Stenotrophomonas sp. 610A2, one DNA window encodes the following:
- a CDS encoding winged helix-turn-helix domain-containing protein, protein MSDPQPGTPLHYRLDDLRIDVARQRVVRDDGQVLDVTGLSFRLLHYLLTQGTRVVGFDALIANIWAPAIVNEETVTQRVRLLRQALGDDGRQARYLRSVRGQGYQLCSEPVIEDALAASTQPTASAPTATRQRRIAITAGIALLAAAAGLVWWRWPAPAAPATSPLLQRADYYAGIGQRENNERAMALYRQRLQEAPDDVAAKLGVARALAARTCLYNGSSEDAEQAQALAEAVIARQPSSAAAFAALAYSHDCRGQIQAALAGYERAVQIDPSADSSRASAAYLYARQGRLSDALAANMAVRHPERVRFWELQVASNLDLLGYTAAAEARYKRSFQLYPDNVFSNIAWPEFLHDHGRSAEAQAAMDEAIARGTEHAQLYLLAAELALQRGDLDAARNAARQARALKPHASLPMTMAWIVAAEAKPTAPELLARSLELRSGLGKGSDAQDGIDAAMLAELAGDGDAALAALQAAVAAGYRNGSYLRVSPLLAELRSDPGYAQVLQAIDTAVAADRARLIASGQLPADAQAVTATRLGCSPAAASGSPGASRAG, encoded by the coding sequence ATGTCTGACCCCCAGCCCGGTACGCCCCTGCACTACCGCCTCGATGACCTGCGTATCGACGTAGCGCGGCAACGCGTGGTGCGCGATGACGGTCAGGTATTGGATGTCACCGGGCTCAGCTTCCGGCTGCTGCATTACCTGCTTACCCAAGGTACCCGCGTAGTCGGCTTTGATGCCCTGATCGCCAACATCTGGGCACCGGCAATCGTCAACGAGGAAACGGTGACCCAACGCGTGCGCCTGCTGCGCCAGGCCTTGGGCGACGACGGCAGGCAGGCGCGCTACTTGCGCTCCGTGCGCGGCCAGGGCTACCAGCTGTGCAGCGAGCCGGTGATTGAGGATGCGCTGGCGGCATCCACGCAGCCAACCGCATCCGCTCCGACAGCTACAAGACAGCGTCGCATCGCGATCACTGCGGGCATTGCCCTGCTTGCAGCTGCTGCCGGTCTGGTCTGGTGGCGCTGGCCTGCCCCCGCCGCGCCAGCGACTTCACCACTGCTGCAGCGCGCCGACTATTACGCGGGCATCGGTCAGCGTGAAAACAACGAACGCGCCATGGCCTTGTACCGCCAACGCCTGCAGGAAGCGCCGGACGATGTGGCGGCAAAACTCGGGGTTGCCCGCGCCCTCGCCGCCCGCACCTGTCTGTACAACGGCAGCAGCGAAGATGCCGAGCAGGCCCAGGCTCTCGCCGAAGCCGTGATCGCCCGCCAACCGAGCTCGGCTGCCGCCTTTGCAGCGCTTGCCTACAGCCACGATTGCCGAGGCCAGATCCAGGCCGCGCTGGCTGGCTACGAGCGCGCCGTGCAGATCGATCCGAGTGCCGATTCCAGCCGTGCGTCGGCGGCCTACCTGTATGCACGTCAAGGACGTTTGAGCGACGCGCTCGCAGCCAACATGGCGGTGCGCCATCCCGAACGGGTGCGCTTCTGGGAGCTGCAGGTCGCCTCCAACCTCGACCTGCTCGGCTACACCGCGGCCGCGGAAGCCCGTTATAAACGCAGCTTCCAGTTGTACCCGGACAACGTCTTTTCCAACATCGCCTGGCCGGAGTTCCTCCACGATCACGGCCGCAGCGCTGAAGCACAGGCGGCAATGGACGAAGCAATCGCGCGCGGCACCGAACACGCCCAGCTGTATCTGCTCGCCGCCGAACTGGCACTGCAGCGCGGCGACCTCGACGCAGCGCGCAACGCGGCGCGGCAGGCACGCGCGCTCAAGCCACATGCCAGCCTGCCAATGACAATGGCATGGATCGTGGCGGCGGAAGCAAAGCCAACAGCGCCCGAGTTGCTGGCCCGCTCGCTTGAGCTGCGTTCGGGGCTCGGCAAGGGCAGCGATGCGCAGGATGGCATCGATGCCGCGATGCTGGCCGAGCTGGCCGGCGACGGCGATGCCGCGCTGGCGGCACTGCAGGCGGCGGTTGCGGCAGGCTATCGCAATGGCAGCTATCTGCGGGTCTCACCATTGCTGGCCGAGCTTCGCAGCGATCCAGGCTACGCACAGGTACTGCAGGCCATCGATACAGCGGTGGCCGCCGACCGGGCACGGCTCATCGCATCCGGTCAGCTGCCAGCCGATGCCCAGGCGGTTACGGCAACGCGTTTAGGATGTAGTCCTGCAGCAGCTTCTGGGTCTCCTGGTGCATCCCGCGCTGGTTGA
- a CDS encoding serine hydrolase domain-containing protein — MSLLIRLPLFAALLLASGSAASAPPASDDWPIADPASHGLDAGKLSALDAAIKGGQAPDTTSVLVVHRGALVHEAYFNGADRSSLHNTRSLTKSVTAMLVGAAIDRGMISGVKAPVLGFFPERTPAHPGAFKSAITLEDLLTMSAQWECDDNNEYSAGHEERMYVSADWTGFTLDLPERGYAPWTKRPADSPHGRAFAYCTANSFLLGAIVERASHMPLQRFAAEALEHPLGIEASVWNRSSEGVGMGGGGTEYRSRDLAKLGQLLIDNGRWKGHQVLPAAWTQAMTQVAAQTPFDADYGYQIWRFPFTAGGKPVHAWAMSGNGGNAVFVVPEKQLVVVVTRTRFNQRGMHQETQKLLQDYILNALP; from the coding sequence ATGTCACTGTTGATCCGCCTTCCTTTGTTCGCCGCCCTGTTGCTTGCGTCAGGCTCGGCCGCCTCAGCCCCGCCCGCCAGCGATGATTGGCCCATCGCCGACCCGGCCAGCCACGGACTGGACGCCGGCAAGCTCAGCGCCCTGGATGCCGCGATCAAGGGCGGGCAGGCACCCGATACCACCAGCGTGCTGGTGGTGCATCGCGGGGCGCTGGTCCACGAGGCCTACTTCAATGGCGCTGACCGCAGCAGCCTGCACAACACCCGTTCGCTGACCAAGAGCGTGACCGCGATGCTGGTGGGCGCTGCCATCGACCGCGGCATGATCAGCGGGGTGAAGGCGCCGGTGCTGGGCTTCTTCCCGGAGCGGACGCCCGCGCACCCCGGTGCGTTCAAGAGCGCGATCACGCTCGAAGACCTGCTGACGATGAGCGCGCAGTGGGAATGCGACGACAACAATGAGTACTCGGCCGGGCACGAAGAGCGCATGTATGTCAGCGCCGACTGGACCGGCTTCACCCTTGACCTGCCCGAGCGTGGCTATGCGCCATGGACCAAGCGGCCGGCCGATAGTCCGCACGGGCGTGCCTTCGCCTACTGCACCGCCAACTCCTTCCTGCTCGGGGCGATTGTCGAACGTGCCAGCCATATGCCCTTGCAGCGCTTCGCTGCCGAGGCCTTGGAGCATCCACTTGGAATTGAAGCGTCGGTCTGGAACCGTTCGTCCGAAGGCGTTGGCATGGGCGGTGGTGGCACCGAATACCGTAGTCGCGACCTGGCCAAGCTGGGGCAATTGCTGATAGACAATGGCCGCTGGAAAGGTCATCAGGTACTGCCCGCTGCGTGGACGCAGGCGATGACCCAGGTCGCGGCACAGACTCCATTCGATGCTGACTACGGCTATCAGATCTGGCGTTTCCCATTCACCGCAGGCGGCAAGCCCGTGCATGCCTGGGCGATGTCCGGCAATGGTGGCAATGCGGTGTTCGTGGTGCCGGAGAAGCAACTCGTGGTCGTGGTCACGCGCACCCGCTTCAACCAGCGCGGGATGCACCAGGAGACCCAGAAGCTGCTGCAGGACTACATCCTAAACGCGTTGCCGTAA
- a CDS encoding alpha/beta hydrolase → MSSNSHSASAACRPCLKSSLARSSAPAVAAGIGGLRRVAPAAGRLLVLCLALACTSPVLASDAVAPLKFAPYAMQTKGNGTIATEEAFLEVPRRHSEPNGPRIRLRVVRLPATGGNGSAAPVVYLAGGPGGSGFGTALGPRWPVFDRVRRETDVLLLDQRGTDFSEMPPECPHEHKFDDAQPLQRDAALVAVKASLVSCLAFWKDAGVDLGAYTTAESADDIEYLRKAMALPKLSLWGMSYGTHLALATVRRHPDSLERVVLMGSEGPDDTIKLPLAADALLADLAVIAKKDGFEDLQGSAQRVLAKLRQQPGQGSSPMHDGRKVTIGEFDAQMAIAIALGRRSTQRMLPLALREAEAGNYDLLGAIALMVREGLGGWRAMPTAMDVASGQSPQRRALAAAQARQSLLGDALNFPFPEVADGLGMLDLGESFRAPLHSDVPVLFISGTLDGRTPHANAQALLPGFSQGKELLVRGASHDNEMWLGNPDIANNIAGFLAGRGLSEEVLDVPLPVFVTDRTKL, encoded by the coding sequence ATGTCCAGCAACTCTCATTCCGCTTCCGCTGCTTGTCGTCCTTGCCTGAAGTCATCATTGGCGCGTTCCAGTGCGCCTGCTGTCGCGGCAGGCATCGGGGGCTTGCGGCGGGTGGCTCCGGCAGCAGGTCGCCTGCTGGTGCTATGCCTGGCACTGGCCTGTACCTCCCCGGTACTGGCGAGCGATGCGGTTGCACCGTTGAAATTCGCACCTTATGCAATGCAGACCAAGGGCAACGGCACCATCGCCACGGAGGAAGCGTTTCTCGAGGTACCGCGCCGCCACAGTGAGCCGAACGGGCCGCGCATCCGCCTGCGTGTTGTGCGCCTGCCGGCGACCGGGGGCAATGGCAGCGCTGCCCCGGTGGTCTATCTGGCCGGTGGCCCGGGCGGTTCTGGTTTCGGCACCGCACTTGGCCCGCGCTGGCCGGTGTTCGATCGGGTCCGGCGCGAGACCGACGTGCTGCTGCTCGATCAGCGTGGCACCGATTTCTCCGAGATGCCCCCGGAGTGCCCACACGAGCACAAGTTCGATGACGCCCAGCCGCTGCAGCGCGACGCGGCGCTGGTTGCAGTGAAGGCATCACTGGTCAGCTGCCTTGCCTTCTGGAAGGACGCAGGAGTTGATCTGGGTGCCTATACCACCGCCGAGAGTGCCGACGACATCGAGTACCTGCGCAAGGCGATGGCGCTGCCCAAGCTGAGCCTGTGGGGCATGAGCTACGGCACGCACCTGGCGCTGGCGACCGTGCGCCGCCACCCCGACAGCCTGGAGCGCGTGGTGTTGATGGGCAGCGAAGGCCCGGATGACACGATCAAGCTGCCGCTGGCTGCGGATGCCTTGCTGGCGGATCTCGCTGTCATCGCGAAGAAGGACGGTTTCGAAGACCTGCAGGGATCGGCGCAGCGTGTGCTGGCCAAACTGCGGCAGCAGCCGGGGCAGGGCAGCAGCCCCATGCATGACGGCAGGAAGGTGACCATCGGCGAGTTCGATGCACAGATGGCGATAGCGATCGCACTTGGTCGCCGCTCCACCCAGCGCATGCTGCCGCTGGCACTGCGTGAGGCCGAGGCTGGCAACTACGACCTGCTCGGCGCCATCGCCCTGATGGTACGTGAGGGCCTGGGCGGCTGGCGCGCCATGCCGACGGCGATGGACGTGGCCTCCGGGCAGAGTCCGCAACGGCGCGCATTGGCTGCCGCCCAGGCACGCCAGAGCCTGCTCGGCGACGCCTTGAACTTCCCGTTCCCGGAGGTGGCTGACGGCCTGGGCATGCTGGACCTGGGCGAATCGTTCCGCGCTCCGCTGCACAGCGATGTGCCGGTGCTGTTCATCAGCGGCACACTGGACGGGCGCACCCCGCATGCCAATGCCCAGGCGCTGCTGCCGGGTTTCAGCCAAGGCAAGGAGCTGCTGGTGCGTGGGGCAAGCCACGACAACGAGATGTGGCTGGGCAACCCGGACATCGCCAACAATATTGCCGGCTTCCTGGCTGGGCGCGGCTTGAGCGAGGAAGTGCTGGATGTGCCGCTGCCGGTGTTTGTTACTGACAGGACCAAGCTGTAA
- a CDS encoding histidine kinase, whose translation MPILRTLGVLAVLVLAVSAWLAVLMRDVKTFHVLSGEMAPAAMSATLPTSPPGKLDWQPINQRSLADWRGPYWLRWQVPANTTAERDGQTLRLSLRAASQVYWNGEPLVSNGKLGLNAVQERPGQLDITHVLPRPSSTGNDELLVLASSHHQQFGLYSADALAVIAPAEVLYQRSILPWLIAALATGALAAACLYFLALQRGRPQMAGGRLLLALCMVGIALPLVEGWRPLLGYAYPWHGPRLYALLALHMAAAMLLPAYLAQRFEIAVPKALRLGYVAVLLVVVTLLPSFDIRSSVVLLLSLLASAAVLFRADGEREERWPILGLLVAGVLALLFAPGAFLDGPYFLLLAVLVGFLLLCHAAQVRNLDLHNARLREERANLSLQLLQRGIQPHWLMNTLTCLQELIEQAPPRASRLVESLAEQFDRLRDSSSRQSVPLVEELALCRNHLDIVGQALDQPMILQVDANDMQLSLPPGVLHAQVENALTHAGASACAQRPFQLRVQRDGNHWVLELRSARGSAPHRGQGTGTRYIEASLAASHPNRWHYSQGADGADWCSRIELTCAS comes from the coding sequence ATGCCGATCCTACGAACCCTGGGTGTGCTGGCCGTACTGGTCCTCGCGGTCTCTGCGTGGCTGGCCGTGCTGATGCGTGACGTAAAGACATTCCACGTACTGAGCGGTGAGATGGCACCCGCCGCCATGTCTGCCACGTTGCCGACATCGCCACCCGGCAAGCTCGACTGGCAACCTATCAACCAGCGCAGTCTGGCCGACTGGCGCGGCCCTTACTGGCTGCGCTGGCAAGTACCCGCAAACACCACAGCCGAGCGCGACGGACAGACATTGCGCCTGTCATTGCGCGCCGCCAGCCAGGTCTATTGGAATGGCGAGCCACTCGTCAGCAACGGCAAACTCGGCTTGAACGCCGTACAGGAACGCCCAGGCCAGCTCGACATTACCCATGTGCTGCCGCGTCCCTCATCAACAGGCAACGACGAACTGCTGGTACTCGCATCCAGCCATCACCAGCAGTTCGGCCTGTACAGCGCGGATGCGCTGGCGGTGATCGCGCCAGCGGAGGTGCTGTACCAGCGCAGCATCCTGCCCTGGCTGATCGCCGCCCTCGCCACCGGCGCGCTTGCTGCAGCCTGCCTGTACTTCCTCGCGCTGCAACGCGGCCGGCCACAGATGGCCGGCGGTCGGCTGCTGCTTGCGCTGTGCATGGTCGGCATCGCGCTACCGCTGGTCGAAGGCTGGCGACCGCTGCTCGGCTACGCCTATCCGTGGCATGGTCCTCGCCTGTACGCGCTGCTGGCGTTGCATATGGCAGCGGCGATGCTGCTCCCTGCCTACCTTGCACAGCGCTTCGAAATCGCGGTGCCAAAGGCGCTGCGCTTAGGCTATGTGGCGGTATTGCTGGTGGTCGTAACACTGCTGCCCAGCTTCGATATCCGCTCCTCGGTGGTATTGCTGCTGAGCCTGCTCGCCTCGGCTGCGGTGTTGTTTCGCGCTGATGGTGAACGCGAAGAACGCTGGCCGATCCTGGGCCTCTTGGTTGCCGGTGTACTTGCACTGCTGTTCGCCCCGGGCGCGTTTCTTGATGGCCCCTACTTCCTGTTGCTCGCAGTGCTGGTGGGCTTCCTGCTGCTCTGCCACGCCGCGCAGGTTCGCAATCTGGATCTGCACAATGCACGCCTGCGCGAGGAGCGCGCAAACCTGTCGCTGCAGCTGCTGCAGCGGGGCATCCAGCCACATTGGCTGATGAATACCCTCACCTGCCTGCAGGAGTTGATCGAGCAGGCGCCGCCTCGCGCAAGCCGATTGGTCGAATCGCTGGCCGAACAATTCGACCGCCTGCGCGACAGCAGCAGCCGCCAGAGCGTGCCGCTGGTCGAAGAACTGGCACTTTGCCGTAACCATCTGGATATTGTCGGCCAGGCATTGGACCAGCCGATGATCCTGCAGGTCGATGCCAACGACATGCAGCTGTCGCTGCCGCCAGGCGTGCTGCATGCACAGGTTGAGAACGCGCTGACCCATGCCGGTGCCAGCGCCTGCGCGCAACGCCCGTTCCAGCTCCGTGTGCAGCGCGATGGCAATCATTGGGTACTGGAATTGCGTAGTGCACGCGGTAGCGCGCCGCACCGTGGCCAAGGCACCGGCACCCGCTACATCGAGGCCAGTCTTGCCGCCTCCCACCCCAACCGCTGGCACTACAGCCAAGGTGCCGATGGCGCCGACTGGTGCAGCCGGATCGAGCTTACATGCGCATCCTGA
- a CDS encoding LytR/AlgR family response regulator transcription factor has product MRILIVEDEPLVRQRLLRLCAEIAGSRARFDAVADLDAAGDRLERSVYDGLLLDLNLGGEDGFDLLRRAVAGRYHCVVVSAHRERALQAFEHGVLDFVPKPFSRERLGQALERLLDVGRYSAGRARYLGIWRAQGTALVELADVQWIRADGDYSELRMRDGRSELHDKSLAGLSAVLPPDFVRCHRSYLVNLRHVSTLHAGTGSRYWLVLNGGGELPVGRAHVAGLRQALALE; this is encoded by the coding sequence ATGCGCATCCTGATTGTTGAAGACGAACCGCTGGTACGCCAGCGTCTGCTGCGCCTGTGCGCGGAAATCGCCGGCAGCCGTGCGCGCTTCGATGCCGTCGCCGATCTGGACGCGGCGGGTGATCGCCTGGAACGCAGCGTCTACGACGGTCTGCTGCTCGACCTCAACCTCGGCGGCGAAGATGGCTTCGACCTGCTGCGGCGCGCCGTCGCCGGTCGCTATCACTGCGTGGTCGTATCCGCGCACCGCGAGCGTGCACTGCAGGCCTTCGAACATGGCGTGCTGGATTTCGTGCCCAAGCCATTCTCGCGCGAGCGCCTGGGCCAGGCATTGGAACGCCTGTTGGATGTAGGCCGCTACAGTGCTGGCCGCGCCCGCTACCTCGGCATCTGGCGTGCACAGGGCACCGCGCTGGTGGAACTGGCCGACGTGCAATGGATACGAGCCGATGGTGACTACAGCGAACTGCGCATGCGTGATGGCCGCAGCGAACTGCACGACAAATCGTTGGCCGGCCTCAGCGCGGTGCTGCCACCGGACTTCGTACGCTGCCACCGCTCCTATCTGGTCAACCTGCGCCATGTCAGCACCCTGCACGCAGGCACCGGCAGCCGTTACTGGTTGGTACTCAATGGCGGCGGGGAACTGCCGGTTGGCCGCGCCCATGTGGCTGGCCTGCGGCAGGCACTCGCGCTTGAATGA
- the bla gene encoding subclass B3 metallo-beta-lactamase, producing the protein MMQKQGIRRSLQVAAMVLAGTASSVAWAGPPADWTTPIKPFHIVDNIYYVGSEGLAAYLIVSEQGAILLDAPLAANADQIERNIESLGVPLHDVRLLLSSHAHADHVGAMAALKRDTGARYAASAGDRWALENGRNQGDNNYGIQPFDPIKLDEIVSDGQKLRLGDVELTAHLTPGHTAGCTSWSMTVNDRGTPRELLFLCSITVAGNTLVGNRSYPTIAEDFRATFAKLGAMQADIVLSGHPDTTGILERQAQRADGDEDAFVDPGLLARLVDEHKESFEDALSKARSTPQSP; encoded by the coding sequence ATGATGCAGAAGCAGGGAATTCGCAGGAGTTTGCAGGTGGCGGCGATGGTGCTTGCCGGAACGGCGTCGTCGGTAGCGTGGGCTGGGCCGCCCGCGGACTGGACCACACCGATCAAACCATTTCACATCGTCGACAACATCTATTACGTAGGCAGCGAGGGACTGGCGGCCTACCTGATCGTGTCGGAGCAGGGTGCGATCCTGCTGGATGCTCCGCTTGCTGCCAACGCGGATCAGATCGAGCGCAACATCGAAAGCCTGGGTGTGCCGCTGCATGATGTGCGGCTGTTGCTCAGCAGCCATGCCCATGCTGATCATGTCGGCGCGATGGCAGCACTCAAACGCGACACCGGTGCACGTTATGCTGCCAGCGCTGGCGACCGTTGGGCGCTTGAGAACGGCAGGAACCAGGGCGACAACAACTACGGCATCCAGCCCTTCGATCCGATCAAGCTGGATGAGATCGTCAGCGATGGGCAGAAGCTGCGGCTTGGTGATGTCGAGCTGACGGCGCACCTCACGCCGGGGCACACCGCCGGATGCACCAGCTGGAGCATGACCGTGAACGATCGCGGCACGCCGCGCGAGCTGTTGTTCCTGTGCAGCATTACCGTCGCCGGCAATACGCTGGTTGGGAATCGCAGCTACCCGACTATCGCCGAAGACTTCCGCGCGACGTTTGCAAAGCTTGGCGCGATGCAGGCCGACATCGTCCTGAGCGGCCATCCCGATACCACCGGCATCCTTGAGCGGCAGGCGCAACGCGCCGATGGCGATGAAGATGCATTTGTGGACCCAGGCCTGCTCGCCCGGCTGGTGGACGAGCACAAGGAGAGTTTCGAGGATGCCTTGAGCAAGGCGCGTTCAACGCCCCAGAGCCCTTGA
- a CDS encoding AAA family ATPase translates to MSALRVGLVVGKFCPLHRGHQLLLDHAQAACERLIVVSYTKPEFPGMAPHRRETWLRALYPDANHWVLDDARLAEHCQRLGLPQRCLPGNDASDEAHRLFMAWLLREVIQSEVDLVFTSEDYGPGFAAVLSQQQQLHGGRAVAHVEVDPARRSVPVSGTAVRADLHAQRQQLAPQVYRDFVRRVVLLGGESTGKSTLAWTLATRCDSVYAAEYGRELWEAQDGQLQESDLLHIAQTQVAREEDLLGAATGWLVCDTSPLTTLLYAEAMFGRADPCLLELSQRRYDLVLLCDPDVPFVQDGTRRDEAFRRWQHAWYLRELGSRQIPFRQLGGDWQQREATALAAMAELLPDVDAARSRPALVQ, encoded by the coding sequence GTGAGCGCGCTACGGGTCGGCCTGGTGGTGGGCAAGTTCTGCCCGCTGCACCGCGGTCACCAGTTGCTGCTGGATCATGCACAGGCGGCCTGCGAGCGGCTGATCGTGGTCAGTTACACCAAGCCCGAGTTTCCCGGCATGGCGCCGCATCGGCGAGAGACGTGGCTGCGTGCGCTGTATCCAGACGCCAACCACTGGGTGCTCGACGACGCGCGCTTGGCCGAACATTGCCAGCGCTTGGGGCTGCCGCAGCGATGCCTGCCGGGTAACGATGCCAGCGACGAGGCACATCGCCTGTTCATGGCCTGGCTGCTGCGCGAGGTGATCCAGAGCGAGGTGGATCTGGTATTCACCAGCGAGGACTACGGCCCCGGTTTCGCCGCAGTGCTGTCGCAGCAACAGCAGCTGCATGGCGGCCGCGCGGTGGCGCACGTTGAGGTCGATCCGGCACGGCGCAGCGTACCGGTATCGGGCACTGCAGTGCGCGCGGACCTGCATGCGCAACGGCAGCAGCTGGCGCCGCAGGTGTACCGTGATTTCGTCAGGCGGGTGGTGTTGCTGGGTGGTGAATCCACCGGGAAATCAACGCTGGCCTGGACACTGGCCACGCGTTGCGACAGTGTCTACGCCGCCGAATATGGTCGCGAGCTGTGGGAGGCGCAGGATGGCCAGCTTCAGGAGTCGGATCTGCTGCATATCGCCCAGACCCAGGTGGCGCGCGAGGAAGATCTGCTGGGTGCCGCCACCGGCTGGCTGGTCTGCGACACCTCGCCGTTGACCACCTTGTTGTACGCCGAGGCGATGTTTGGTCGCGCCGATCCGTGCTTGCTGGAATTGTCGCAGCGTCGCTATGACCTGGTGTTGCTGTGTGACCCTGATGTTCCATTCGTGCAGGACGGCACCCGCCGCGACGAGGCGTTCCGGCGCTGGCAGCATGCCTGGTATCTGCGTGAGCTTGGCAGCCGGCAGATTCCTTTCCGCCAGTTGGGCGGCGATTGGCAGCAGCGAGAGGCGACGGCGCTGGCAGCCATGGCCGAGCTGCTGCCGGATGTGGATGCAGCCAGGTCGCGGCCAGCGCTGGTTCAGTAG
- the pnuC gene encoding nicotinamide riboside transporter PnuC has translation MTALEIAANAFATASILCAARNSVHTWWTGIIGCSLFGLLFWHTQLYADVLLQVFFVVASMFGWWNWHASASHEALPIKRTPLRSFLLMGAGALLAGGAYGLVLHRFTDAYAPFADSSVLCLSVLAQLLLMCRRIETWPVWVLVNTIAVPLYASRGLTLTSVLYAAYWINAWLAWRHWRRLWREQGAAA, from the coding sequence ATGACCGCACTGGAAATCGCCGCCAACGCCTTCGCCACCGCCTCCATCCTGTGTGCGGCGCGCAATAGCGTGCACACATGGTGGACCGGCATCATTGGCTGCTCGCTGTTCGGCCTGCTGTTCTGGCATACCCAGCTGTACGCCGATGTACTGCTGCAGGTGTTCTTCGTCGTGGCCAGCATGTTCGGCTGGTGGAACTGGCACGCCAGCGCCAGCCATGAAGCGTTGCCGATCAAACGCACGCCGTTGCGCAGCTTCCTGCTGATGGGCGCCGGAGCGCTGCTGGCTGGCGGCGCTTACGGGCTTGTACTGCATCGCTTCACCGACGCCTACGCGCCGTTCGCCGATTCCTCGGTGCTGTGCCTGTCGGTGCTGGCGCAGCTGCTGCTGATGTGCAGGCGCATCGAGACCTGGCCGGTGTGGGTGCTGGTCAATACCATCGCGGTGCCGCTGTACGCCTCGCGCGGTCTCACCCTGACGTCCGTGTTGTATGCGGCCTATTGGATCAACGCCTGGCTGGCATGGCGGCATTGGCGCCGGCTGTGGCGCGAGCAGGGCGCGGCTGCGTGA
- a CDS encoding AMP-binding protein, with protein MDARVTARVNQDPHDGERYPTLSEAGRAMLQRMREHPAAPRYRNQSGNRLLAAEVQQLRAYERDILGAGFQWQPGSQPPWLQSLVDEVIAQVPYFRARGRAACFEDIATTHRGDLAADIAQFVPDPVPLQRMMNFRTTGTTGHPLVLPSHPVVAGRYLAYHKRALARAGVQLRNGRGQMGVMLLGMQQRCFTYVSVTPSMDESGLAKINLHPDEWRHPDDRARYIDALQPEVIAGDPISFATLLELGLSHRPRALLSVSMALSPGLRQMLQQQFDCPVLDIYSMNEAGPLAVHDAAAGGHVLLQPGMYVEVLDDAGRAVADGQVGEITLTGGFNFCLPLLRYRTGDRGALAMCGDVPMIVDLQGRRPVRYRTRSGRWINNIDLTHALAALPLSRFRVHQHADGSVNLHLPAAEAGYAQQAQAALQHTLDDLPVQVVLMHAEDKVLQYTTDLTEGLGA; from the coding sequence ATGGACGCGCGAGTGACCGCGCGAGTGAATCAAGACCCGCACGACGGTGAGCGCTATCCCACCCTGAGCGAAGCGGGCAGGGCGATGCTGCAGCGGATGCGTGAGCATCCGGCGGCACCGCGCTACCGCAACCAGAGCGGCAATCGGCTGCTCGCCGCCGAAGTGCAGCAGCTGCGCGCCTACGAACGCGACATCCTCGGCGCTGGTTTCCAGTGGCAGCCGGGCTCACAACCACCGTGGCTGCAGAGCCTTGTCGATGAGGTGATCGCGCAGGTGCCGTACTTCCGCGCGCGCGGTCGTGCCGCATGTTTCGAGGACATCGCTACCACCCATCGCGGTGACCTGGCCGCCGACATCGCCCAGTTCGTGCCGGATCCGGTGCCGCTGCAGCGGATGATGAACTTCCGCACCACCGGTACCACCGGCCACCCGCTGGTGCTGCCATCGCATCCAGTCGTGGCCGGTCGCTATCTGGCTTACCACAAGCGTGCGCTGGCGCGCGCGGGCGTACAGCTGCGCAACGGTCGCGGGCAGATGGGCGTGATGCTGCTGGGCATGCAGCAACGCTGCTTCACCTATGTATCGGTGACGCCGAGCATGGACGAGTCCGGGCTGGCCAAGATCAACCTGCATCCGGACGAGTGGCGCCACCCCGATGACCGCGCGCGCTATATCGATGCGCTGCAGCCGGAGGTGATCGCTGGTGATCCGATCTCCTTCGCCACCTTGTTGGAGTTGGGACTGAGCCACCGGCCGCGCGCGCTGCTGTCGGTCTCGATGGCCTTGTCGCCCGGTTTGCGGCAGATGCTGCAACAGCAATTCGATTGCCCGGTACTGGACATCTATTCGATGAACGAAGCCGGCCCGCTGGCGGTGCATGACGCCGCCGCAGGTGGCCATGTGCTGCTGCAGCCGGGCATGTATGTGGAAGTGCTGGACGATGCCGGTCGTGCCGTTGCCGACGGCCAGGTCGGTGAGATCACCCTGACCGGTGGTTTCAACTTCTGCCTGCCGCTGCTGCGCTACCGCACCGGCGACCGTGGCGCGCTGGCGATGTGCGGCGATGTGCCGATGATTGTCGACCTGCAGGGCAGGCGACCGGTACGCTACCGCACCCGCAGTGGCCGCTGGATCAATAACATCGACCTGACCCACGCTTTGGCGGCGCTGCCGCTGTCGCGTTTTCGTGTGCACCAGCATGCCGACGGCAGCGTCAACCTGCATCTGCCAGCCGCCGAGGCCGGTTACGCACAGCAGGCGCAAGCGGCCCTGCAACACACCCTGGACGACCTGCCGGTGCAGGTCGTGCTGATGCACGCGGAGGACAAAGTGCTGCAATACACCACCGATCTCACCGAAGGCCTGGGCGCATGA